The region CGAGCCCAGGCTGATGACGTGTCCGCGCCCTCTTTCCACCATTCCCGGCACCACGGCTCGCGTTACGTATAGAAGCCCCTTCACATTGGTGTCGATCATCTCTTCCCAGTTCTGCGGATCGTCCTCGTAAACCTTCGTCAGCCCACGGCTGAGGCCCGCATTGTTCACCAATACGTCGATGGCCCTCCACTCCGCCGGCAGTGACTCCAGGGTCTGCTCAACCGAGGTCCTCCGGGCAACGTCCAGAACGAAGGTCAGAACCGCAGCCGCGCCCGCTTCAGACAGCTCGCGCTCCATCTCCTGCAGACGCTCCTCCCGCCGAGCACAGACCGCCACCTTTGCCCCCTCACGGGCGAAGGCCAGTGCCGTCGCCCGTCCGATGCCGGAGCTTGCGCCTGTTACCAATACCGTCTTTCCACTCAGATATGCCATAACCTTATATAAACAAAAAGCCGGAGAGCAGCGAAAGCTCCCCGGCTTTTTCATTCATCTGCCGGCAATATCTATTGCTGCGGATTCGCCGTACCGCGGTATTGAGAGGAAGGAGGTGGCGGCGGGGCAGGAGCGGGGGCCACCTCTGCATCCGGTCCTTTCTGTTCCACACCGATCGCCGCTCCCGAAACCACCAGTTGCACACGTCGATTCAGCGCCCGGCCCTTCGATGTGTTGTTATCTGCAACAGGCTTCGCCATGCCGTATCCCGTCGCCACAATGTTGTCGGGCGAAACTCCCTGGGAGACCAGAAAATCGCGAACGGCCCCGGCACGATTCTCCGACAGCTTCTGATTGAACTGTTCACTTCCCGTGTTATCTGTATATCCCTCAACCTGGAGCTTCAGACCCGGATACGACTGCAGAATTCCAGCCACCTTGGCCAGGCTGATCTGTGTAGACGGCTTCAAGGCGTATTTGCCGGTAGCAAAGAGGACGTCGGACATATTCACGATCAGGCCGCGTGCGGTCTCGCTGGTTGCGAGCACACTGTTAAGCTGCGAGCGCAGCCGTTCGCGAGCCTGCTGGGCGCTGTCGGCACTCTTCTTCGCCTCAGCTGCCTGAGCTTGGGCCTGAGCCGCAGCCGCTTCAGCGCGGGCCCGGTCCGCATCCGCCTGGGCCTGAGCAGCGCGGGCACGCTCGGCCGCAAGGGCCGACTGTTGTGCCTGAAGCTGGGCCTGCTGCGCCTCAAGCTGCGCCTTCTGCCGCGCCAATTCCGCATTGTGCTGACGTTCGGCAGCCTGCCGGCGCAGCGTCACTAAACGAGCATCCTCGGCGCGCTGCACCGCCTGACGCGCATAGGTGATTCCCATCTTCGTGTCGCGCTTCTTGGCCGAGAGAATATCGGTCGCGTTCTTCAGATCCAGAATTGCTTCGCTGTAGATCTCCTTGGCATATTTGTCCGCCCCGGCCTGCTGCGCAATCCGCAGGGCGTTGTTCGCCTCATACAGCTCAAGCGGCATCTTCTCGTCGCGGGTGATGGGATTGAGCACCGAATTTTGCCCCGCTGTCTCCGCATAGGTCCCTCGCGGCAGCAACATATAGTGCGCATTCACCTTCTCGAGCACGCCGGTCGTCTTGTCCTGGATGATCTGGTTTTCCAGCACCACCAGGTCGCTGGGCTGCGTCACCGAAAAATAAGGCTCGGCAGTGACGACTAAACCGAAAGACTGCAGCGCCGTGGTGACGGTGATGTTGTTCTTGTCTCCGGCAGGAAGAATCTCTCCCAGGTTATTCGGACGCCCGTCAGGGGTAATCGCCCACAGCACATACGTCAGGTACTCGCGGCCAAAGCTGTTGGCCGGCGGCAATCCCTGAAAACGCGCGTCGATCGTGATTCCTCCCCGTTCGCTGGTTACTTTGGCCTCGCCCTTGGCCATGGGGAGCAGAGGTGTCCCCTTGAAGGCGATCTGTGTCGAACCGCTGCGATGCAGATAGTTCACCGCGTCCAGGTCGCGCTGGACGACTTTTACCCGGTACAGGTAAACACCCTCAGATTCCTTGGTGATCTTGTTGTCATCCGGAGGCGCCTGCTGGGCCATTGGATTCGGTTCCTGAGCGTGTCCTCGAAGGCTCCCCACCGGAACCAGGCTTACCGCAGCAAGAGCAACGCCAGCGATGATCGCCCCTGGCTTCATCTTCAACATATCTATCGTTCTCCCTCGTTCACAGGCAGTCACCAAACCAGCGCTTCCTTCCTCAAAGTCCACTCGATTCGGCTGCTGTCTTTCATAAGGGTGCGATGCGATGGGTGGAGAAAAAGTAGTCTGCTCCCAGATGATACGGCGCTGCAACCCCTTGTATCCAAAGAAAAAAGGAGCGAATCTCTCCTGCGCAAGAGATTCGCTCCTCTTTTCCTGAACTGCGTCAGGCCGAGTGCTGGTGGCCGTTGGAGCGATGAACGAAATGATAGGGAGGCCAGGGCCCGGAGAGCTGCATCTGGCATTCCTTCATCTGCTGCAGGGCTGAGGTGTATTTGTTCTGGTAGCGTTCCACCGTCTTGTTGTCAATCAGATGGGCGATATCCAGCAGCATCTTGCCGGATTCCATACGCTTACAGGTGATCTCCTCCGCAAGGGGGAGAAACATGCGGTGCATCTGGACCGACAGCGCCCGCGCCTTCGATTGACGCTCACGCTGACGGCTGGCGCTCTCGCGAAGGCTGGTCAGATACTCCTGTCCGACCGCCAGGTCCCGGAGATGAGCGCTTGCGCCGGGGCAGGTATCGTCCACAAGGACCTTGAGATGCATCTCCGCTTTGCCGCGAAGACGTTCGACGTTGGCAAGAAAGTGGCGTTGATTGGACCGGACGGAGCGGCGCAGCGCGTCATCGTCCTGAAAGGTGGTTCCAAAGCGAAAAGGCAGGACTGTGGAGTGTTTGAAGCAGTCAGCGACAACGCGGGCGTGGTCTTTCTGACATTGCTGATCCATCCGGGCACTGTCTTCAACATTATGCTCGGAGACGATTACAGCAAGATCGCTGGCTGGAAAGAGAAAGGTCTGATTTCCAAACAGTCCCGTTACTCCGGTCAGCGGCATCGGACGACGATGCCGGCAAAGCTCCGGAAAGGACTGTCTTTCTGCAATGCAATAGGCGTACCATGCCATCGTTTTTTACCTTCCCTTAGTGCATGCGAGGGCTAAGCCGCCCCGGCAAGCAGTCGGTTATGGAATTTCATACTGAAACGAAAGGTTTGGAAAAGTTCTTCATTACGACAACTTTCGCCTTCTGCACCCTGCGCGATAAGCGCACTGTACCGAAGCCGAAACGGATACTAAGCCGATTGAATAACGGTTGGCAAGAGTTTTACCTAAAAAAGTGCACCGAAAGCCGAGCACATGCATCCGCATTTCGCTTCCGGAGCGAATTTTTACCCATAAAATAATGTGCCCGCCGCAGATAAAAACCTCCC is a window of Edaphobacter sp. 12200R-103 DNA encoding:
- a CDS encoding SDR family NAD(P)-dependent oxidoreductase, encoding MAYLSGKTVLVTGASSGIGRATALAFAREGAKVAVCARREERLQEMERELSEAGAAAVLTFVLDVARRTSVEQTLESLPAEWRAIDVLVNNAGLSRGLTKVYEDDPQNWEEMIDTNVKGLLYVTRAVVPGMVERGRGHVISLGSTAGYMTYANGAVYCATKAAEKSISEGLKIDLMGTPVRVTSIDPGMVETEFSEVRFRGDKERAEKVYQNITPLTPEDVADAIVWAASRPAHVNIHTVVMTTIDQANSVVFHRHA
- a CDS encoding OmpA family protein, with the protein product MLKMKPGAIIAGVALAAVSLVPVGSLRGHAQEPNPMAQQAPPDDNKITKESEGVYLYRVKVVQRDLDAVNYLHRSGSTQIAFKGTPLLPMAKGEAKVTSERGGITIDARFQGLPPANSFGREYLTYVLWAITPDGRPNNLGEILPAGDKNNITVTTALQSFGLVVTAEPYFSVTQPSDLVVLENQIIQDKTTGVLEKVNAHYMLLPRGTYAETAGQNSVLNPITRDEKMPLELYEANNALRIAQQAGADKYAKEIYSEAILDLKNATDILSAKKRDTKMGITYARQAVQRAEDARLVTLRRQAAERQHNAELARQKAQLEAQQAQLQAQQSALAAERARAAQAQADADRARAEAAAAQAQAQAAEAKKSADSAQQARERLRSQLNSVLATSETARGLIVNMSDVLFATGKYALKPSTQISLAKVAGILQSYPGLKLQVEGYTDNTGSEQFNQKLSENRAGAVRDFLVSQGVSPDNIVATGYGMAKPVADNNTSKGRALNRRVQLVVSGAAIGVEQKGPDAEVAPAPAPPPPPSSQYRGTANPQQ
- a CDS encoding GvpL/GvpF family gas vesicle protein, translated to MAWYAYCIAERQSFPELCRHRRPMPLTGVTGLFGNQTFLFPASDLAVIVSEHNVEDSARMDQQCQKDHARVVADCFKHSTVLPFRFGTTFQDDDALRRSVRSNQRHFLANVERLRGKAEMHLKVLVDDTCPGASAHLRDLAVGQEYLTSLRESASRQRERQSKARALSVQMHRMFLPLAEEITCKRMESGKMLLDIAHLIDNKTVERYQNKYTSALQQMKECQMQLSGPWPPYHFVHRSNGHQHSA